Within the Arachis duranensis cultivar V14167 chromosome 10, aradu.V14167.gnm2.J7QH, whole genome shotgun sequence genome, the region TTGATTATGATTTTCTCGtctcttacttttttttctatctgaaaaaaaaattttcctaCTTTCTTtctatctattttctttttatcaaaataacataaaaaaaaaataaaaaaatcaactttttctttcattctcttttctctcattttctttttttctattttctttcgtctcattttctattttgtatCCAAACAAAGTGTTATtgtctaatttttcttttctatattttcaataTATCACATATATTAATCACTTTGTTATTATACTCCTAAAATATGCCtttaactaaatatttattattattgttattattattattactattaatttatatctaaggaaaaaaaaatattaaggcTATCAATTGAAATATAGTTTTCAtgacaaatatataaaatttaagtttataattcatttataatacattatttattaaaagagTAAATGTAAATATTTTCACTAATAACAATTTTGACATGTattcttaaaagttaaaataaatattagttaaactcatattactattattattgttaggtttaattattctgatgGTATCTATAGTTTTGCGAAATTCTTAATTAGGTTcttgtacttttttttcttttaattgagtccttgcaccaaattttttttaatttggtccctacacttttttttcttttatttaggtcCCTGtaccaattattttttttaattggatccctataaaattaagtcaattactgccaagagggacctaattgaaaaaaaaattggtgtaaggacccaattgaaaagaaaaaaagtatagagacctaattgaaaattttacgaAATTATAGGGACCAACATGTTACCATGGTACAAAGAgtttagaaaagaaataaagaattatttagaaaagtattatttttattattcatatttttcatctgTGATTACAAGGTTCTTACCAATATATAGACCAACAGTACGCTAAGAGTATACTCGTTATGGAATAATATcctaataaattatattgatttttttttctaatcttCTTTGATATTTTCCTGATTTTGTTCCCTAATTATGATATTCTAATACTCCCCTTCAAGGTGAGTAGTGGGATCACCAATACTCAACTTGGTTAGAACTTTAGCAAGGGTTTGTCTTGAAACTGCTTTAGTAAGACTATCAGTCAACTGATCTTCTGATCTCACAAATAGAAGCTTAATAAtaccattttcaattttttttgataaaGTGTCGATCCACCTCAACATGTTTTGTTCTATCATGTTGTACGGGATTCTCTGAAATGCTGATTGCAACTTTGTTGTTACATTTCAACTAGCTTGACAATTGTGGTGGAAACCTAATTTCagtcatcaatttttttatccaCAATACTTCAGTGATACCTTTAACGATCCCTCGAAATTCTGCCTCTGCGCTTGAAAGAGCTACAACTTTCTGCTTCTTGCTTTTGCAAGTTACCATGTTGCCTCCAACAAGTGTAAAGTAACCAGCTGTTGATCTTCTATCATTTGGGTTGTCCGCCCAATCTGCATCGGTGTATGCCTCAACCTTCAAATGGCCATTCCTTTTGAAAATGATTCCACTTCCTGGAGCTCCCTTCAAATATCGAACTATCCTCATGGCAGCTTCCATATGATCTTCTTGTGGCTTATGCATAAACTGACTTACTATTCCCACAGCATAAGCTATGTCAGGCCGAGTGTGTGATAAGTAAATTAGTTTTTCAACTAGTCGCTGGTACATTTCTTTATCTGCTAGGGTGGCACCTTCTACTATCTTCAACTTGTGATTAACTTGCATGGGCGTATCTATTGGTTTGCAATCCGCCATTCCTGTTTCTGTCAGAAGGTCCAAGATGTACTTTCTTTGGAGATAAAGATTCCTTTGCTGGATCGTAGAACCTCTATTCCTAAGAAATATTTTAATCTTCCCAAATCCTTCATTTCGATGTTTGGAAATAGGTTCCTtctcaatttttcaatttcttcaGCATCACTTCCCGTTATGATCATATCATCCACATAGATTATTAGGCAAGTGATTAAATATCCccgttttttcaaaaaaaaaaagggtatgATCAGAGTTACTTTACTTGTACCTATACCTTTTCATGGCATCTGTAAATCTTCCAAACCAGGCACGTGGAGATTGTTTAAGTCCATAAAGAGCCTTCTTTAACCGGCAAACTTCATGTTTTCTAAATCCTGTTGAGAAATCTGGAGGATCTTCCATGTACACTTCTTCTTTCAACTCTCCATGCAAGAAAGCATTCTTGACATCAAATTGATGGAGTGACCAATCTTCATTTGCTGCTATTGAAAACAACACCCTGATAGTATTAATCTTTGCAATTGGTGAAAAAGTTTCAGTGTAGTCGATACCATAGGTCTGTGTATAACCTTTGGCCACCAACCTTGCCTTTTACCGTTCAATAGTGCCATCTGCCTTGTGTTTAACGGTAAAAATCCATTTGCACCCGACTGAATTTTTTTCTGTCAGTAGGATACACTTTTTCCAAGTTTCATTCTTCTCTAGAGCTTCCATTTCTGTATCCATGGCTTTTCGCCATTCAGATTTCTCATTGACTTCTCGAACAGTTCTTGGAATGTCTTCTGTTAAGAGTCTCGCGGAAAAAGCCTTTGCAACATCTGCTATTCCTTCTCTAACCACTCTTATCGAGTATCTTGAGTTACGGGGAACATATTCTGGTGAGTACCGATCAGGAGGCATCCCTTTGTTTCTTCTTGGAGGAAGAATAAAGGTATTGGACTCTGGTTCTTCATGTTCCAGTGCTATACTGTAATTGTTAGTGGCCTCATTAAAAATATGGAGTAAATTATCAGATTGACAATTACTTACCTCTTGTCTGACATTCTCAAAAGGACTCTCACTGGTTGTATGTACCGATTGTTTTCTACGTTGAGTGAAGTATGCTCGGTGGCTCCATCTACTTGCTCTGTTTGAACAGTTTCTGGGCAACAAAGGTTATTTAGCCAACTTGGTGGTTCATTATTGTTCTCCccctgaatgccatattggcggCTGAAGTAAAATTTGGATTCTAAAAAATCACAATCCATGGTCACATGAATACAACGAGTGATTGGATTGTAGCACCTATACCCCTTTTGGTGTGTAGCATACCCAACGAAAACACATTTTTCTGCACAAGGATCAAGTTTGGTTCTATTAGCTTTGGGAATATGGACAAAGACGGAACATCCAAATACTCAAGATAGTAAGGTTAGAATAGGCGGGATTGTAGTTTGAGTAGCCAAGACTTGTAAGGGTGTTTTGTGGTGGAGAACTTGGGTAGGTAGGCAATTTAGTAAGTAGGCAGAGGTTGCTATATCTTCAGGTCAAAAGATTTTTGGAACTTGTGCATCAAAAAGCATGGCTCGGGTCATCTCAAGTAACTTACGATTTCGCCGCTCAGCCACACCATTTTGTTGGGGTGTATTTGGGCATAAAGTTTGATGAATAAGaccatttttcataaaaaaatcgcACATTGACTGGTTTATAAATTCCCCACCATTATCTGAGCgaagtacttggattttcttgttgaattgaGTTTGAATCATTTGGTAGAAAGCAAAGAACTTATCAGGTActtcatatttgtgttttaaaaaatatacctaAGTCATGCGAGAGAAATCATCcacaaataacacaaaatattgaaaattattgTGGAAAATAGGAGCTGGATCCCACACATCTGAGTGTATTAGAGAAAAAATGGAATTGACTCTAGTGTTGGTTGGAGGAAAAGAAACTCTGTGACTTTTTGCATGAATACAAGTTTCACATTTAAGGGGTTCAGTACTACTTGTAAAAAGACTAGGAAATAGTAACTTGAGGTACCAAATGAAGGATGTCCGAGACGCCTGTGCCATAACCAAAGTTGCCTAGTAACCGTTCCATGAGCAAGCATGGCATGACCCTGGTGTGCTACTTCATCAACGTAGTAAAGACCTTCTCGCTCAGTACCACACCCAATGATCTTCTTCGTAAGAATGTCCTGTAAAAGACAAAAGGTAGAGGACATGAGTACCACACAATTTAGTTCCTTTGTTACTTGGTTAACAGACAATAATTTTGATGATAATGCAGGGATATAGaggcaatttttttttatttttctaaaaaagtaATGGAGCCTCCTCCTTTAACATCAATTAATTCTCCACTAGCTATTTCAATATGGACTTTTGATGGTATAGTCAAGCTGTTAAAATCATGAAGGTCATGAGTCATAGTATCGGTAGCCCCACAATCGAAAatctattcatttattttttaattggattctGATTTTGGGTCTTCCCTTTATATTGAGTCGCGGTCTGGGTTGAACAGCCAAGGAGTTCAGTAGTCCTTGCTCTTACTGCCACTGCTGCCTTGCCATCGTGACTTGCTTCCTCTCTTCTGGCCTCGCCATTGCTGCTGGTGACCTCTGGGATGCTTACAGCGGTGTTCCCTTACTCTGATTTCTTGATGACTTGGGATTATTTTTCCATCAATTTGGGTAACCCACAATCTTAAAGCAGTTTTCTTTGGtgtctttcttctttcttcttccaccAATTACTTTTTCCATCAGAGTTGTCCATAATGGATAATTATATCCGTTTAGTTTGAAACCAATTGACAAATTGTCAGAATGGTTTGTGATGATCGCATGCCAAAACTATTGCATGGCATATTTGCAATTTTTAATGTGAATTCATCAGAATTTTAAATCCCTATAACCCAACTCTGTTCTGATACCATGTTACCATGGTACAAAGAGTTTAGGAAAGAAACgaagaattatttaaaaaagtattatttttattattcatatttctcatctGTGATTACAAGATTCTTACCAATATATTACGCTAAGGGTACACTCGTCATAGAATAATATCCTAATAAAttacattgatttttttaatcctctttgatatttttctgattttgttCCCTAATTATGATATTCTAATACAACAGAGTAATTAAGccttattattttaaacaaacTAGTGTATGTTCCCATCCTTATAcgggataatacataaaattatataaaaaaattattaaataattaaaggtttaattactctgttggcccttatagtttcgcaaaattttcaattaggtccctatactttttttccttttaattgagtccttgcactaatttttttttaattgggtccctacactttcttttctttttatttaggtCTCTAtaccaattcattttttttaagttgggTCCCTATAGAATTAAGCTAATTACTACTAAGaaggacttaattgaaaaaaaatttagtgcagggactcaattaaaaagaaaaaaagtatagggacctaattgaaaatttcacgaaactatagggaccaacagagtaattaaaccataattaaataatatatatagtaattattattataaatattttataaagttataaataaaatcaaattctcagaatttttaatattaaaatattaaaaataattagtatttgtcttAATCAATTTGAGTTTGTTCCGCTTAAACAACTAGTAGGAGTTAGAATCTcgccttgtatatatagcaatccattgcTGAGTCCACCCCTTCACAACTCTCATCTTCCTTCACAGCTAGGAACGGACCCGCGTTTAATAAAGAGGGGACATTTGCctccataaaatttttttaaaaaaattaatacttatatacatatatacaacttattatattatatttgtctcaaaataaaatataaatagttctttggtattttatgttaaaaatattttgttaaacttaacacataataattatattgttaaatttaatttagtatgaaaaataaataaatacactaaaaaaaagtgataattaattatattattgttacggtgggtaaccggagattaattgGATGGATGGCGTTTGGTGGCCCAAGTATATGAAGGAGGAGGGCTTCGGATGGATctgcaactcgggaggctccgtccgacttgtgcttgcgagtgaatggggggtggtacctgcaaagacactccgatgcctaagttagcaagagtgtaagcaggtctagagagtattgggcttagagatacctgaggggtgtcagtgtatttatagtggtgagccaataaccaccgttggagtagtgccgtatcttttgggtgttaaccgtcccattatcttagggaggttaagatatggcttgatgaagcggttagagagattttaggggcggttactcatttgaatgagtgtttatctgccaactaatctcgtgcccgacttctttagagcagGTCGTGGTCAACACCGACTTCTTATATGAAGGCCGGtgcttagctaggcttaatTCTTCGGATCAGGCCTTTTATTTGGGCCTGGGCCTTatcattgggccagggtatgaacagtgcccctacttgagcccaagATCTCTTAGGGCTTGGGTTCAAGTATTTAACTCGGGTTCGTAGCCGACTTTCTTGGAGGAAACACAGGTTTttaaaccgacgtgattttcgcgaccctttgtttctgacagttacgtctaTTCAAGCGTTGTGTCCGTTAGGGATGCATTTagggaatatatatatatcattaaaCACTAGATACGCGTGGTTTCGTTTCCGAGCTGGAGAGCTCCCCGCAACTCACGCCGGTTCCACTCCGAGGTGGACGGTCCCTTCCACGGTGGCACCTCCTCCACCTGGCCCCATTCTTTGGATGGTGCATGTGCTGCTCTGACACCAGTCGTCACCTATCGATTTGGGCTCTTCTCTCACGCAACCTCTGATACTTTTCACCGAATCACTGAGGCAACCTTCGTTCTTGATGGATCTGTTTCAGTAGGTAATGATTTCTTTCAACCCTAGGAGCTTTGCTCTCGTCTCCAAGTTTCGTTTCGTCTTCCGTACCATACTGTGTCTAGGAGCCGTGTTCTCCTGGGAGTTTGTTCCTCGCCGTTCATCCGGTTTGCGGATTTCCCAATTTTCCGCTCAGATTCAATATCTCAGATCCCTGTGATGGATTTTGGCATCTGTTCCGCGATTGAACCAGGTTTTATTGTCTATTGTTTCTGAAATCTCTAATTGTGCAAATTTTGATGTTTTTCGGTTTCTGTTCTATGGTTAAGcgagattttattttttagggtttgtgaaattcctaatctttcaaattttgttCCGCGATTTACACTGGTTTTATTGTATATGGTATCTGAAATCCCTAATTTTGCAAATTCTGATGATTTTGTGAATGGTTTCTTAAATCCCTAATTTTGCAAATtctctttaaaattttgttCCGCGATTTACACTGGTTTAATTGTCTATGGTATCTGAAATCCCTAATTTTGCAAATTCTGATGATTTTGTCTATGGTTTCTGAAATCCCTAATTTTGCAAATTCTGATGATTACTGGTATCTGTTATATGGTTAAGGGACATTTTCTTATCTAGGGTTTGTGAAATTCCTAATGTTCCAATTTGTGATTGTTTTGGGTATCTGTTCGATGTTTTACGCACATGTTGTGTGTAGGGTTTGtgaaatttctaatttcaaattctgtttctgatattgttttctttttgtggGTTCATGTACTTGGTTACATTTTTTGGGATTTGCTGTTAACTTTCATTTTGAACTCATTATCAGATGTTCTTTTGTTACCTGTTCATTTCTTTGTAGCATGGGTGTTctgtttttattaatatatttttaattttttagtttctgTACATTCAATCTCATGGTTTTCTTGAATGTTGATGTCATTGATAGATTTTTACTCATGTttctatatactttttttttcaacccATCTGCTGTTTTCAATATATCTTTACCTAACATATTTGCCAAGTGTTATAGTCATCAGTAGAATGATTGTTTGGGTACTTGATTAATGCCTTCCCTATGGTCTTATGGCGTGTAGATGTATTGTAGTTGGTATGCTCTCATGTCAATTTCTGGTCcgtatttctttatttattgaaaGTTTCACTTGTTTTCTGTGCTTTTGTGTTGGTTCATGTTTTGCTCCTATTATTAGTTGTCTCTATGCCATTGAATGGAGATGATAATGTGGGAATGCCTATCAAGTTATGGGCTTTCTATTTAACCCATATGGTGACTATTGATGTGATTGATATGAATTGATTTTCTTCATTTATTGAAAGTTTCacttgttttctgtttttttgtGTTGGTTCATGTTTTGCTCCTATTATTAGTTGTCTGTATGTCATTTAATGGATATCAGAATGTGGGAATGCCGCCTATCAAGGTATGGGCTTTCTATTTAACCCATTTGGTGACTATTGATGTGATTGATATGAATTGATTCATAGCATCTTCCTCATTGAAAGAAAGATTATTTATCTCAAGTCAACTGCATtgtcagttttttttttattatttatgtaaaaattcTGTTGATTGTGTTA harbors:
- the LOC127743062 gene encoding secreted RxLR effector protein 161-like, coding for MADCKPIDTPMQVNHKLKIVEGATLADKEMYQRLVEKLIYLSHTRPDIAYAVGIVSQFMHKPQEDHMEAAMRIVRYLKGAPGSGIIFKRNGHLKVEAYTDADWADNPNDRRSTAGYFTLVGGNMVTCKSKKQKVVALSSAEAEFRGIVKEDQLTDSLTKAVSRQTLAKVLTKLSIGDPTTHLEGEY